TAACCGGCAAAATTATTTTTCATAAATTTTCGGGATGTTTTGTGTAGTATCAATTTGATAAATGGTTGATAATCAAGTATAGGGTATTGTAACGAGGAGTAAAATCTGATTTGTAGGACACAGTCATATCAAAATTATTTTGTTACTTTGCACTCATGCACGCAAATGTACAGACACGATTCAACCCTGCCACAGGCGACATGGCTCCTTATTATCGCATCAAGGAGTCATATCGTGATGTGCAGGGTCATGTACATTCGCTAATTCTGTTGAACATCGGGTTCGAACCTTCACTTACTGCTGTACAGGTTCGAAAAATTGCATACGCTCTTACCGAACGCTTCAAAAATAGAAGTACACCCTCGCTTTTCAAAGAACATCTTGACGGTCTTACTCCTATTGAACAGGCAAAGGCTGACGAATGGTGGATCCGTATGGAGAAAGAAGGTGGAATCGATCGGTTTAATAAGGAAGAGCAGAAGTCGCTGAGAAAATATGAGAACTATATTGACCTTGAGACGGCAAACTATACTGACGCAAGGAATGTTGGTGCAGAGTGGCTCTGCAAGCAGACAATAGACAAGCTACAATTAGAGGGTTTCCTGCGCAAAAACGGCTGGACGGAGAATGCAATACACACGGCTTTGTCAGCATTGATTGTTCGCACGGTATATGCAGTTTCTGAACGTTCATCTTATTATTATTTGCGCGATAACTCGGCTGCCGCTGAACTTTATAGTGGAGTTCCTGGCTGGACACCAGGAATCAATTCTCTGTATAAAATCACTGATAAATTATATGAACTAAAGGAACAGTTAGAGCATCATCTGTGCAGCATTACTGACGTTCTCTTTAATATAGACAACAAGTTGATGCTCTTCGACTTAACCAACTTCTATTTCGAGGGTAGCAAGCGTAATAGCGATAAAGCCAAGTTCGGTCGTTCAAAAGAAAAGCGCTCTGACTGTAAGCTACTTGTACTTGCATTATGTATCAATAAAGAAGGTTTTATACGTTATTCTTCAATCTTAGAGGGTAATACAGCAGATCCCAAGTCTCTACCCAATATGATTGATACGCTGGCAAAGAGGAATCCATCACGAAGCAAGGATACGCTTGTTGTCATGGATGCAGGTGTTGCCACAGAAGAGAACTTGGAGTTAATAAAGAAAAAGGGTTACAATTATCTCTGCGTATCCCGTACGCAAATGAAGGACTATACGCTCAGTGATGATAACAAGAGTGTTACGGTAATGGATGCCCGTCGGCAGAAGATAACGCTGAAAGAGGTTAAGACAGAGGATGATAAGGATTATTATCTCGAAATAACATCTCCTTCGAAAGCTATGACAGAGTCGTCCATGAACAGGGTTTGGAGAGAGCGTTTTGAGATGGAACTGCAGAGGATAAACAATGGAATCTCCAAGAAAGGTGGAACAAAAACCTATGAAAAGGTTGTTGAACGTACAGGACGTGCCATACAGAAGTACCCTTCTATAGCGAAGTTCTACCAGATAAGCTACATAAAAAACGAGAAGAAACCCAAGCAGATGCTGCGTGTAGACTGGGAGATAAAAGACCTCTCGGCAATGGAATCTGGTCATGGAGTCTATTTCCTCCGCAGCAATG
The Prevotella melaninogenica DNA segment above includes these coding regions:
- a CDS encoding IS1634 family transposase — translated: MHANVQTRFNPATGDMAPYYRIKESYRDVQGHVHSLILLNIGFEPSLTAVQVRKIAYALTERFKNRSTPSLFKEHLDGLTPIEQAKADEWWIRMEKEGGIDRFNKEEQKSLRKYENYIDLETANYTDARNVGAEWLCKQTIDKLQLEGFLRKNGWTENAIHTALSALIVRTVYAVSERSSYYYLRDNSAAAELYSGVPGWTPGINSLYKITDKLYELKEQLEHHLCSITDVLFNIDNKLMLFDLTNFYFEGSKRNSDKAKFGRSKEKRSDCKLLVLALCINKEGFIRYSSILEGNTADPKSLPNMIDTLAKRNPSRSKDTLVVMDAGVATEENLELIKKKGYNYLCVSRTQMKDYTLSDDNKSVTVMDARRQKITLKEVKTEDDKDYYLEITSPSKAMTESSMNRVWRERFEMELQRINNGISKKGGTKTYEKVVERTGRAIQKYPSIAKFYQISYIKNEKKPKQMLRVDWEIKDLSAMESGHGVYFLRSNVRTLSERVTWEYYNLIREIECTNRQLKNDLNLRPIYHQKDERSDAHLFFGLLAYWVVNTIRCQLKREGESCYWTEIVRRMSTQKLVTTKGKNPLGETIEMRQCSSPSKQAKQIYDKLNLKHSPFKKNKICRTQSP